A region of the Thiomicrorhabdus sp. genome:
AACTGCTCACTGGCAATTAAATCAATCTGCAGAGCAAGAAGCTCAGGAAGTTTTACAGATTATTCAAAATCGTTTAAATGATTTTGCTCAAGCCGAAAGTCAGCTTGATGCCAATCAAAAAGAATCATTCCGTAAAAAACATAAAATCGCCATTCTCGGTCGTTCTCGCTCAAGCTTAATGGGCATTGCCCAATTGTTAAAGCAGCATCAAATTGGTTTTAGAGCGGTTGATTTAGAGAACCTTGCAGATCGCCAAGAAGTTCAGGATGTTTTGGCCTTAAGCCGTGCTTTATTACATTTAGCAGACAGAGCCGCATGGATTGCCTTATTACGTTCACCTTTAGTGGGGCTTAATTTAACCGATATTTATACGCTGATTGGTGACATGCCATACCAAACGGTTTGGGCAGCGATTGAGCGTGGCCGCTGTGCAAAACCTAACAACAAAAATTCGCACAAAGATTCGCACAAAGATTGGTGTTTTAACAACTTACCAGAGCTTTCTGAGATAGGAAAAACGCGATTACAACAAGCGATTCCAGTATTAGAAAATGCCTTAAAACGTTTAGGCAGCGTTGGTTTTTCCACCTTAGTTCGTGAAACCTGGTTGCAATTGGATGGTGCACAAACGGTTGAAAATGTTGTGGCTTTAGAGAACGTGGATGTCTTTTGCCAAACCTTGGCAAACAGTGATTCACCGGTGATTGATTTACAACAACTCGAGAAACAGGTTGAAAGCTTATTTGCTCGACCAGATTCTTCGCCCGAAAGCCAAACCATTGAACTGATGACCATGCATAAATCTAAAGGTTTGGAATTTGATACGGTGATTTTACCAGGCCTGGGTAAAAAGCCACGTGGTGATGATGCGGCGTTAGTTTCATGGTTTCAGTTCTTGAGTGATGCCGGTGAAGAGCAGTTGGTGATTGCTCCAATTGATCAAAAAGGCCAAGCTACTTCAGGTTTACGTAATTTATTAAAAACCTTTGAATCTGAAAAGCAGGGTTATGAGTTAGGGCGATTGCTTTATGTTGCCGCAACTCGTGCCAAACAGCATTTGCATCTTTTGGGGCAGGTGAAATATCAGCCAACGGAAAAACAACTCGCCAGCGATGAGATTATTATTAATCCCAATAAAGACAGTTTGTTACAGAGTTTATGGCCGTTTGTAAAAACTGATTTTATGGCACTCGCTAAACAGTATGAACCTGTGGAGGAGCAACAAGTTGATCAGCAAGAAATCTGGCCAAAAGTGAGCCGCTTACCTGTTGAGCGATCAGGTTTTGCAGATTTTGTTCCAAAATCGGAGAATGATTTTAGTGCTTTAGTGAATCGTAAATTGGCCAGTCAATCTATTCCTTTAGTGAGTGATAGTGAAGAGACAAATAATGAAGACCTAAATAATGAAGATCAAAGCAATTTACCAGGCCTGGTATTTAGCCAACAAAACGCGGTATTAAATACAACGGTAGGTAACTTAGTTCATGCCATCTTTGAGCAAATGGTGACTGAAGGTGTTGAAAATTGGACAAGTGATACGTTAGAAAATCGCTTGCCCGTTTATGAGCTATGGCTATTACAACAAGGTTTGCCAGAGGTTGATTTACCTGAAGCAATTCGCAGAGTAAAACAATCTATTCAAAATGGTTTACAAAATACTAAGCTGCTGTGGGCATTGAAAGATAGTCATGCTGAATCGGCTACAGAATATCCGCTCACATCAATTGATGATGGCGTGATTGCCAATCATATTGTGGATAGAACCTTTGTTGATCGAGAGGGTGTACGTTGGATTGTGGATTATAAAACCAGCGTAAATGACAGTGAACAAACCGACGTGTTTTTAAAACATCAAACTGAAAAATACCAACCACAACTTGCTCGTTATGGAGAGTTGTTTAAACAGATAGAAAATCGACCTCAAAAATGGGTGTTGTATTTTAGTTATTTGAATATTTGGCATGAGCTGAATACGCTGTAAAATACGGCAACACAATATAGCAATAAATTGCCGTAAAAATTTAAAAGAGAATAAATAATGGAAAAGACACAAGCACAAATTTTACGTCACCACGGTGGTGATGCAGAACACGCTCGAAAAATGATTACCGAAACCTATGCGAAACGTCATGATATTGATTTTTGGGAGTTCTGGAATGCTCAAATGAGTACCTGTATTGCAAAGGGCGACGTACTTTTAGATTTGGGAGCTGGGATTGGCCAGTTTGTGGAAGACCTAGCTCTACGTTATCCAGAAAATACTGCGGTAGGGATTGATGCGGCAGAATATATGTTAACTGCACAAGTTAGCTTACCGGACAATGCCAGAATGCTTAAAGATGATTTGAATGAGCCAACAACCAATATCGGTGATGGCAAAGTAGCGACAGTTATGGCGAGTATGTTGGTGCATGAGCTACCACAGCCAGTAAATATGTTTAAGGCTGTCTATAAATGGCTAAAACCAGGCGGGCGTTTTTGCATTATTGATTTGGTTCGCCAGCCATTAGAAGACTATTTAACGCATAAATACCCCAATGCAGAACTTTGGAATACTAATGTTTCACGCGATGATATTGAAGATGTGTTTGAACACTTCTTAGAGCATAATCGTTATCATGCGGATGATATTATTTTTATGTTGAAATCATTAGGATTCAAAATCATAGAAAACACACCACAACGCGGTGGGCGATTTGTTCGCATTGTGGTTGAAAAATAGGTTTACCCTGTGCTTAAAAAGAACAGATTTCCACAGGCCATGCCAAGCCTGATGTTTTATTTAAGTTCGTTAAATATCATGACTTTTCTGAGTAATTGAGAAGTCTTTTTAAACATTTATATACCTTATAATGCTCTCTTTCTGGCTTTCCCTTACTTTCTTTGCATCTCCAAAGAGGGAAAGCTTTATCACGTTAAATTCCTATTACTATCGCAATATATTTTCTGTTGTCTTTTTACCTTGTGCTTACAAAGCATAGATTGCCACAGGGCATGCCAGGCCTGGTAAATTCCATTATTAATCTGAGCAATAAGTTAAAGCCTGTCTACATCTTAATAGTAATTTACTATCGTACTGTTAGTAACAATCAATTTTATCTATAAATAAAAAATAGTTATAGTATGCACAAGTCATCAGAAACACGAACTGATGAAAACAATACTTAATAATTCAATGAGGAATTTAAAATGGAAAACCAAGAGCAAATCATTTCATTACCACGTTTGAACGAAGCGGCACCAGCATTTGATGCAGTTACAACTCACGGCCGTAAAACACTTGAAGATTACAAAGGTAAGTGGTTAATTCTTTTCTCCCACCCAGCTGACTTTACGCCAGTTTGTACCACTGAATTTATGGCGTTCCAAGAACGTAAACCTCAATTTGATGCAATGAACTGTGAGCTTTTAGGTCTTTCAATTGACTCTCACCACTCTCACATTGCTTGGGAACTAAATATTAAACAAAACTGGGGTATGGAGATCGAATTCCCGATTATTGCTGACCTAGACATGAAAGTAGCAACATCATACGGAATGGTTCACCCTGGTGCGGCAGATACTTCTGCAGTACGTGCAACCTTCATTATTGATGATAAAGGTGTATTACGTGCCATGATGTACTACCCAATGAGTAATGGTCGTTCAATGGATGAGTTTGTACGTCTTGTTAAAGCAATGCAAACTTCTGATGAGCATAAAGTGGCGACTCCAGCGGCTTGGCAGCCTGGTGATAAAGTGATTGTTCCACCAGCAGCAACAGCAGAAGAAGCTAAAGCACGTATGGCGTCTGATGACTATGATTGTGTTGATTTCTACTTCTGCACAAAATCAATCTAAGAAGCGTGCACCATATATACGGTTGATTCACTCCTAAATCAATCGTGTAATGAGTAGTAAGTAAAAGCCATCAAGATTTGTCTTGATGGCTTTTTTAGTATTTGGGTTTCATAATTTACCCTATACTCACAATATCGTCGGTCAGATAGGTTTACCAGGCCTGGCATGCCCTGTGGCAATCTATGCTTTGTAAGCACAGGGTAAAATCATTTATATTTCTTATTTTGTAATAATGAAATTCTTTAGCATTTCTAGTCTAATAAGCGTAAGCTGATTACCATCATTTATTAAAATCTAGTCAACTTCTTTAAGGAGACTTACCATGTCTGAGCAACGTCGTTCTGATCAAGCTAAATACATTCGTTTTTTTAATGAAATCGCCATTGAAGATATTCCATTAGTAGGTGGTAAAAACGCCTCATTGGGAGAGATGTATCAAGAACTCACTCCACAAGGCGTACCTATTCCTAATGGTTTTGCCATTACTGCCGAAGCCTATCGTTGGATATTGACCGAGAACAACCTTTGGCCTGAAATAACCCAACTTTTAGATGGTTTAAATCCGGAAAATTCTATTGATTTACAAAAACGTGGTGCTCAGCTTCGTGGATTAGTTTATGCGGCAAAACTACCTGATGACTTATATCAAGAGATGGTTGAAGCTTATGAGAAATTGCTTAAAGAATATGATGGTAATGCTTCTCTTGCAGTAAGAAGCTCGGCTACAGCAGAAGATTTGCCTACCGCTAGTTTTGCAGGCCAGCAAGACACCTATTTGAATATATCAGGTTTAGCCGCTTATATTGATGCATGCCGTCACTGTTTTGCGAGTTTGTTTACTGATAGGGCAATTCACTACCGAACTGATCAAGGATTTGACCACCTTGAAGTCGGTCTGTCGATTGGTGTGCAGATTATGGTGCGTTCTGATTTAGCCTCATCAGGTGTGATGTTTACCATCGATACTGAGACCGGTTTTGAAGATGTAATCTTAATTACTGGGGCTTATGGACTAGGTGAAAACGTGGTGCAGGGTGCAGTAGATCCTGATGAATTTTATGTGCATAAAACCACCTTTGAAAAAGGGTTTAGAAGTGTCTTTAAACGCCATTTAGGCACTAAAAAAATTAAGATGGTGTACGCCAGCGATGAAAACCGAAGAGAGCCGGTTCATAATATTCCTACGGGAATCTCTGAGCAGAAAAAATTCTGTATTAGCGATACTGAAGCCATTAAGTTAGCCGAATACGCACTTAAAATTGAAAAACATTATAGCGACCATGCCAATCAACATCGTCCCATGGATATTGAGTGGGCTAAGGATGGTCTTACTGGTGAACTGTTTATTGTGCAAGCTCGTCCAGAAACGGTCGCTTCGCAGCAAGCAGGTATGGTGTTAAAGCAATATCAGTTAACTGAAAAGCCTGCTGAAAGTTTGGTAATTGGTCGTTCTGTGGGGGCCAAAATTGCCTATGGTCGAGTGCGAGTGATTGAATCGGTTGAACATTTAAATGAGTTTAAAGCGGGTGAGGTGTTGGTTTCAGATATTACTACGCCAGATTGGGAACCGGTTATGAAAATTGCATCAGCCTTAGTGACTAATCGCGGTGGTCGAACCTGTCATGCCGCTATTATTTCTCGTGAGTTGGGAATCCCTGCGGTTGTCGGTACTGGCAAAGCAACCGAGTTAATGAAAACGGGTGAAATAGTGACCGTGAGTTGTGCCGAGGGTGATGAAGGCCATGTTTATAGAGGTCAGATACCGTTTGAAATCATTGAAACGGATTTGTCAGGTATTGAAAAACCGAAAACCAAAATATTAATGAATTTAGCCAACCCAGAAATGGCCTTTAGAGTAAATAAACTGCCAAACGATGGCCTGGGTTTGGCACGCATGGAATTTATTATTAACAATAAAATTCAAATTCATCCACAAGCGTTATTACAACCAGAACTGATTGAGAGTGAAGAAGATAAAGCTAAAATCAAACAGTTGACTGAGGGCTATAGTAGTGGCAAAGATTTCTTTATTCGTAAGTTGTCTGAGGGGATTGGAACTCTAGCGGCTGGATTTTATCCCAAACCGGTTGTGGTGAGGTTGTCGGATTTTAAATCGAATGAATATGCCAGTTTAATTGGTGGTAAAGCGTTTGAATTAAAAGAAGAAAATCCAATGATTGGCTTTAGAGGTGCGGCACGTTATAACGATGCCTCTTTTAAAGAAAGCTTTGCTATGGAGTGTGCAGCCTTAAAACATGTACGTGAAGTGATGGGGTTTGACAATATTATAATTATGATTCCATTTTGCCGCCGTCTTGAAGAAGCCAAAAAAGTGATTGATACCTTGGCTCATAACGGTTTGGTACGTGGTATTCATGGCTTAAAAATCTATATGATGTGTGAGATTCCAAACAATGTATTGTTGATTGACGAGTTCTCTGAATATTTTGATGGCTTCTCTATTGGAACCAATGATTTAGCACAATTAGTCTTGGGTGTTGATCGTGATTCTGCCAAGGTGGCTTACAATTATGATGAGCGAGATCCAGGCGTGAAAAAAATGGTGAAAATGGCCATAGAAGGAGCCAAACGCAATGGCAAGCACATAAGTTTATGCGGACAAGCGCCATCAGATTATCCAGAATTTGCCGAGTTTTTAGTAGAGCTTGGAATTGATGCCATGAGTTTAAATCCAGATTCGGTGTTATGTACCTTGCCAACGATTATTGCAGCGGAGAAGAGGTTTAGTAAACGTTAGTCAGTGGACAATAGTGTTTAGTATTGGTGATGCATTTTTAAAAATTCGGTCACCAATAACGAACGGTTAGATAGTCAGGACAATCGACTTATAGACCAATAACTAAAAAGCCTCAAAAGCATTTTGAATCCATTCGGGTTCAGTTTGCTGTGCGGTGTAACTGAGTACATCAAATCGCATAACCAGTTCTTGATATTGAGGATGTTTGAGCAGATAGTTTTGTGCACAGAGAATGATGTGTTGTTGCTTTTTGCTCGTTACGGTTTCAGAAGGGTGGCCGTAGGCGGTTTGTTTGCGGTATTTGACTTCAAAAAAGATTAATTGGGTTTCTTGATTAGCTTTTTTATACAGGCCAATTAAATCAATCTCTCCACCTTTGCAGTGAAAGTTTTCAGCTAGTATTTGAATGCCTTGATTGACTAACCAGTGTTTAGCTTGTTGCTCTTTTTGATGACCTATAGAGAACCAACTGGTTAGTTTTGACATGGTTTTGTCTCAGTTATTCGTAGTTTTTATTCGGTATCGGCATTTCTTATAGACTGATTTTGTTGATTTACGATTTTTACATCAACTGGCGGTGCTTCTTGTAATAAGCCTTTTTTGTCATATTTTGCCCAAACTAACTTCTGTTTAATTTGGTTGCCATCGAGACTTAAAATGCCTGTTTTGCCACTGGTTAAACAACCCCCGTTTTGCAGGTTTGCCATTTCCATAGTCACTTCAAAACTATCCCAACCAAAGGCTTCAAATGCTGAGTTTAGATCTGCAGGATCTAAAACGGCGGGATAGGTTAAGAAACTAACTTTGTTTAAATCACGATTAACCGCAATATCTTGAAAATTATTGGGGGTTAATTCATTGTCGCCATAAAGTGGTGTTTCAAGCTCAAAAAAGTCAAACTGTGGTCTAAATACAGCCATACGGTGTGCATTATCAAAGATAACAATTGCATCTAAATCTTCACGTGTACGTGGAAAAAAGCTTAATTTTTCACCTAATAACCATCGCAAATTGTTTTGACGTTCGTTGCTGTTATTCTCATGGATTAGCTGGCCTAGAGCTTCTCTTAACCTCGGATTTTGATCTGGATACATGCTGAGTTCAGCGTAATCATTGGCTTGATTCAGTATGTACTGCAATTCTTGAGCTTTAGAAAGAGAGTGTGTGTCGTTGTTGGTGAGAATGCCAATCCGTTTAAAGCCCGATTTATTAAAACGGCTTAACATTTGTGCACTTTGGTCTGCAGATTTAAAACTAAATTGAGTGATAGAACTATTCTCAACGGTGTTTAAGGCCAAAACTTGGTCATCTTGAAAGCTAGCAATTTGCTGAATAGCTTCTTTTCTAAGAGGGCCAATAATTCTATCAGCACCTTCTTCTTTAGCTCGATTATAGGTTGCTTCTACCTCTTCAAGATTACTGGTGTCGTAAAATTTTAGAGTAACGTCTTGGTCTGATGCAAAAAAGGCTTTCATAATTCCGCTACGAATTTGGTTGCCTACAAATTTATAACGTCCATCAAAGGGTAAAAGCACGGCTATTTGTTTAATCTGACCTTGTTTAGGTCTTTCTGCGATGAGTTTAGCCAGTAAGTTTTGATGGAATATGGCGTTTTCATCATAGGTATTTAGGTTCAATAGAGCGGTAGGGTAATCATAACGAGATGCATTAATAGTGGTGTATAAATCATTCCACGCTTGAACTTCTGGATTTTGGCTATTGGCTAATTGCTCTAAATTATTGGCAGATAAAGAACTTACAATTGTCCAGGCCTGGTCCTCAAGTTGAGCTTGAATCTCTGGTTTATTTGCTTGTTTATGCCAGAGCTGAGTGCTGTATATAAGATAGTCAGCCCATAACCCATTTACAGAAGCTTGGTTTCTTAGCGATTCTAGTTGCTCAATACTCAGATCTTTTGTGTCTTGGGTTACACTAATCGGTTTTGGTGTTATCGTCTCTGCTGCTTTAGACTGAACAGGTTTACTTGGCGGTGTTCCACAAGCCGATAGCCCCATTAATAGGGCGGAAACCATAAAAGTTTTGAGAGGCTTAGTAATGTAAAAAGGCGAGGTCTTTATCATTTTGATTTAGAATAACTTGTTTATTATGAATTGTTTTTGTGGATTATATCTTATATCTAAGTAAAGGTTGAGTAACCTTGCTTATTGATTACCACTCTGTTTTGTAGCTTTTTTCAAGAAAAAAGCTTGTTAATGAGACTAATTGTAACCAGTTAAAACCCATAGTAATACTTTAATTTTAAAGAAATAATCTCAAAATAACTTCATAGTAACTTTAGAGTAAAGTAAAACGTTAAAGTTCCACTAAAGATAAAAAGGTCGATATGAATCAGTATGCTAATAACCCCGTTTCAGGAACTCTATATGTAATAGCCACACCAATTGGTAATTTAAGCGATATTACCCGTAGAGCGACTGAAACATTAGAAAAAGTAGATTGGGTGGCCGCAGAAGATACTCGTCACAGCAAACCTTTATTGAATTCTTTAGGCATTAATCAAACTTTACTCAGTTTACATGAACACAATGAAGCCCAACGTACAGAACAGCTTTTAGAGAAATTATTGAATGGTGAAAATGGAGCGTTAATTTCAGATGCGGGCACCCCATTAATTAATGACCCAGGTTATTATTTGGTTAAGCGGTTACGTAAAGAAGGCGTTAATGTAGTGCCTATTCCTGGTCCAAGTGCGGTAATTACCGCACTGTGTGCGGCTGGTCTACCTACGGATCGTTTTACCTATGAAGGGTTTTTACCCGCCAGGTCAAGTAAACGTTTACTAGCATTAGAAAACTTGGTTAAAGAAACTCGTACTTTGGTGTTTTATGAGTCCCCACACCGTTTAATAGATTGTTTGCAAGATATGCAACAGACTTTTGGCGAACAAAGAGAGATTGTAGTAGCTCGTGAATTAACTAAAAAGTTTGAACAATTTGTTTCAGGTTCTTTACTAGAGGTGCTAACTTACTTTACTGAAAATAGTGATAAGGTACGTGGCGAGTTTGTATTGATGTTGGCAGGGGCTGAACTTAAAAACGATGAAGAATCTGCGGCGGCGATGGTTGAAACCGATAAGATGATTCAAGTGATGTTAAAACAATCTTTACCTGTAAAACAGATATCGGAAATGATTGCGGAGATAACGGGGGAAAAGAAAAAAGCGATTTACCAGAGAGTGCTGGAGTTCAAAGCACAGTAGAAACCTTAAAATAAGAGGCTTTTATTGATGGTGGTGATGCATTGATTTTTTAAGTGCTTTGGGGGCTGAGAAATCGATGTCTAGTACTTTATAGACAACCTCTAAAATACCAATTGGAGTAAAAGGTTTTTTAACCCAGGCTTTTACGCCTAATTCTTGAGCATCATCTTTGCATGTTTTACTACCTTCGGCACTCAGCATAATGCTAGGCGTTTGGGTGTTTTTACCCTGTTTTTTTGCCGCTTTCACCAGCTCAAAACCATGGTGCCCATTTTCCAACATGAGATCCACAATCATCAGGTCATAGCTTTTTTGCATAGTGTATAGAGTGGCTTCTGTAACTGTTGAAGCACTATCTACTTCTATTCCATCACTTTCTAAAGTCATTTTTAGTAATGCTCGTATGACTTTGGCGTCATCTAGAATAAGAATTTTTAGCATGCAACCTCTTGTAAGTGACTGGGATTGTTGATTGAGATGGGCTTAAGTATAGTGATGATTATCATAAATGCAAAGCTAAATTACTAGGCCTGGTAGTATTATTTTATAGATGTTTTGACGCTTTTAAAGCCTTAATAACATAAATATCATAACGGGTATTTGGGCTACTAACTTGGGCACTAGGTTGAATGTTATTGATAGGGCAAAAAACAGGAATAGCTCCTTTTGGACGCTTGACTACCACACGGTATTTGGCGGTTTGAAGTGCCGCGGCAAGTAAGTTTTCGCTATCGGTATCTGGCCCAACCAATTGCTGCAAGGCCTGCATCTCTTTTTTGGCGGCCGCCTTTTTCTTTTTTTCTGGATACATTGGATCCATATAAATCACATCAATATCGGGTTTTTGTTCCAGCAAATATTCGGCACTATCGGCATTGATTAAAGAAAGGTTGGCAATGCCGCTTGTTATCTCCGTGCTAAGTGTTTCAGTTGGGTTATTGGCTCTTTTCAGAGCATCATCTAATAATGCCGCTACAATCGGTGAGCGTTCTATCATCTGCACTTTAAAGCCTAGACTTGCCAATACATAACTATCGCCACCCATGCCTGCTGTTGCATCAATAATGTTGGGTAATCGGCTTGTGTTGTCATTTTCAATTTGCCCCATAGCTCTTACTAAAGGTTGGCCTTTACCGCCGCCAAACTGCAAGCGATGAGCTTTTTTGCCACTCAAAAAATCAATCGACACAGGGCCTTGTTTGTCTGAACACAAGCTAAGGTTGAGGGTTGGGTCTTTTTTGTTGCTAAGCCAATCTAACCAAAGAGGAGAGGTGGCGGCTTCATCACAGATTGGTAAATTTAGCTTGTAACTAAGATCTTTGGCTTTATCTGGATGGGTATTGGCAATACAGGGTTTAATATGAGAGTTGAGTTGTTCCATAATTTAATGCGTAATCCCGATCATGCTAATAATAATGGTGAAGCCAAGAGAGGCATTAATAAAACCGTACAAAGAAATGCTCCAATATAACCACCAATATTGCTGTTGGGTTTTTAAGTAATAAAAATAAGGAATCAACAAGATTAAACTATTAGCCATGGCGACCAGTAAAGCAATGCCATTATGCTGCATGTTTAACATGTCAGATAACAACATACTGGGAACAGAGCCAATAAAATAAGTGTACTGCCAAAAACTAATGTTTGCAGTAGGCAATAGAAAAGCAAAGCCAAACGCCCAAATAAAACTATAAAAAAGCGTTTTGTTTAGTGGGTTTTTATAAAAAGGCATTTTGGTTTGATTATTCATTTTCAATTGACTGTTGTGATGCATTGAATCGCTATCTTAAACCAAAACGCTTTTGGTAAATAGGATTCTAACTGAGTGTATATAAATATTATCTCGCCCAAAATGATTGTGTTGGATGCTCTCAATGGCTATAACTATTCACTTTATATTCATTTATTTATAGCCAAATGAGGGTGTACAATAATGGGTGTTTTATACTTTATGAACCTGGTTGCGAAAAGGCTTCCTAATTTAATTTAAGTTAAGTTAAGGCCTGCGAGTACCAATGAACCCTAAGACAATGAGTCATACTATTTATACAACATCTCATAAAACATCAGTGCTTTTACAAGGTCGAGTTTTTAATAAACGCGTGACTAATCTTGTCAAAAATTCTTTGATGGGCTTTTGGTTTATGTTGTTAATTACAGTGAGTTCAACGGCAACGGCTTCCCAATTAAGCCTTCAGCATGTTAGTTTGGATGGCCCAAATTGGCAGCATTTTGCAACATTGCACGATGCAGGTTTTTTGTTTGTAGATGAAAACTACCAACCTTTAAATGAAAAGAATGCTCAACAATTTTTTGTACCCGCCTCAACAACTAAGTTAATTACGGCTCTATTAAGTTTGCAACATTGGGGCGAAAAGCATCGTTTTAAAACAGAATTTTATTTGCAAAAACAGACTGACTCTTTACCCACCTTAATTGTGAAAGGGTATGGCGATCCATTTTTGGTATCAGAAGAGTTGCAACTACTTGCTAAAAATTTAGCCACGCATCTTAATGACTTGGGTGTTAAGCAATTGGCAGGCATTCAAATTGACAGTAGTTATTATTTACCAGGCCTGGTTATGCCAGGAACCGGCGAGAGCGATAACCCGTATGACGCCATTCCTGCGGCTGTTGCCGCAAACTTTAATAGTATTTATATTCACAAAAATGCTGGCGTTTTAACTTCAGCTGAGCCACAAACTCCACTG
Encoded here:
- a CDS encoding YraN family protein, which gives rise to MSKLTSWFSIGHQKEQQAKHWLVNQGIQILAENFHCKGGEIDLIGLYKKANQETQLIFFEVKYRKQTAYGHPSETVTSKKQQHIILCAQNYLLKHPQYQELVMRFDVLSYTAQQTEPEWIQNAFEAF
- a CDS encoding peroxiredoxin, producing MENQEQIISLPRLNEAAPAFDAVTTHGRKTLEDYKGKWLILFSHPADFTPVCTTEFMAFQERKPQFDAMNCELLGLSIDSHHSHIAWELNIKQNWGMEIEFPIIADLDMKVATSYGMVHPGAADTSAVRATFIIDDKGVLRAMMYYPMSNGRSMDEFVRLVKAMQTSDEHKVATPAAWQPGDKVIVPPAATAEEAKARMASDDYDCVDFYFCTKSI
- a CDS encoding penicillin-binding protein activator, translated to MVSALLMGLSACGTPPSKPVQSKAAETITPKPISVTQDTKDLSIEQLESLRNQASVNGLWADYLIYSTQLWHKQANKPEIQAQLEDQAWTIVSSLSANNLEQLANSQNPEVQAWNDLYTTINASRYDYPTALLNLNTYDENAIFHQNLLAKLIAERPKQGQIKQIAVLLPFDGRYKFVGNQIRSGIMKAFFASDQDVTLKFYDTSNLEEVEATYNRAKEEGADRIIGPLRKEAIQQIASFQDDQVLALNTVENSSITQFSFKSADQSAQMLSRFNKSGFKRIGILTNNDTHSLSKAQELQYILNQANDYAELSMYPDQNPRLREALGQLIHENNSNERQNNLRWLLGEKLSFFPRTREDLDAIVIFDNAHRMAVFRPQFDFFELETPLYGDNELTPNNFQDIAVNRDLNKVSFLTYPAVLDPADLNSAFEAFGWDSFEVTMEMANLQNGGCLTSGKTGILSLDGNQIKQKLVWAKYDKKGLLQEAPPVDVKIVNQQNQSIRNADTE
- a CDS encoding class I SAM-dependent methyltransferase, with the protein product MEKTQAQILRHHGGDAEHARKMITETYAKRHDIDFWEFWNAQMSTCIAKGDVLLDLGAGIGQFVEDLALRYPENTAVGIDAAEYMLTAQVSLPDNARMLKDDLNEPTTNIGDGKVATVMASMLVHELPQPVNMFKAVYKWLKPGGRFCIIDLVRQPLEDYLTHKYPNAELWNTNVSRDDIEDVFEHFLEHNRYHADDIIFMLKSLGFKIIENTPQRGGRFVRIVVEK
- a CDS encoding UvrD-helicase domain-containing protein; its protein translation is MQQNDLFAHETAKVDNPGQHSQPGLINSNFDSSMNPIEWLKTEFNLELDSQLSDGEARFKGIHPHYSYIVQAPAGSGKTSLLAQRFLALLSQVDSPEKIVAMTFTKKAAAEMRERIIEALMTGKKPLPENASIVERNTWQLAQKALQRDAQQQWSLLENPNRLRIKTIDGLNSYLVGQMPLLSKMGGQSQLLQDATPAYQEAVRQVLKMPELEEPVGRLLRLVNGRFNRAENLLIGMLAKRDQWMRTLLQYQGDEAREVLEAAIEEIVSKLLTEQFKALYYLKPAFEEICQIADYAVQNDQPQLAVLCGAWPIAEDSSETEKWRVLADWILTKDGKSVRKRLTKNEGFPPGKGEAQENKERFADVLDQVRIAVANDSKILPALVTLRDLPEPDYSDSQWQDLQWLIQLLTMSAAFLKLVFQQSGQADYIEIAQAASQALGSELEPTDLAQQLDYQIQHLLVDEFQDTSSEQFKLLKQLIAGWQVDDGRTLFLVGDPMQSIYRFREAEVGNFLKAWQGTIGNVTLKQLNLQVNFRSSAGVVNWVNQAFKQVLPKENAIEKGAVTYSDSIAFFKENSKDDSPAVTAHWQLNQSAEQEAQEVLQIIQNRLNDFAQAESQLDANQKESFRKKHKIAILGRSRSSLMGIAQLLKQHQIGFRAVDLENLADRQEVQDVLALSRALLHLADRAAWIALLRSPLVGLNLTDIYTLIGDMPYQTVWAAIERGRCAKPNNKNSHKDSHKDWCFNNLPELSEIGKTRLQQAIPVLENALKRLGSVGFSTLVRETWLQLDGAQTVENVVALENVDVFCQTLANSDSPVIDLQQLEKQVESLFARPDSSPESQTIELMTMHKSKGLEFDTVILPGLGKKPRGDDAALVSWFQFLSDAGEEQLVIAPIDQKGQATSGLRNLLKTFESEKQGYELGRLLYVAATRAKQHLHLLGQVKYQPTEKQLASDEIIINPNKDSLLQSLWPFVKTDFMALAKQYEPVEEQQVDQQEIWPKVSRLPVERSGFADFVPKSENDFSALVNRKLASQSIPLVSDSEETNNEDLNNEDQSNLPGLVFSQQNAVLNTTVGNLVHAIFEQMVTEGVENWTSDTLENRLPVYELWLLQQGLPEVDLPEAIRRVKQSIQNGLQNTKLLWALKDSHAESATEYPLTSIDDGVIANHIVDRTFVDREGVRWIVDYKTSVNDSEQTDVFLKHQTEKYQPQLARYGELFKQIENRPQKWVLYFSYLNIWHELNTL
- the ppsA gene encoding phosphoenolpyruvate synthase, which encodes MSEQRRSDQAKYIRFFNEIAIEDIPLVGGKNASLGEMYQELTPQGVPIPNGFAITAEAYRWILTENNLWPEITQLLDGLNPENSIDLQKRGAQLRGLVYAAKLPDDLYQEMVEAYEKLLKEYDGNASLAVRSSATAEDLPTASFAGQQDTYLNISGLAAYIDACRHCFASLFTDRAIHYRTDQGFDHLEVGLSIGVQIMVRSDLASSGVMFTIDTETGFEDVILITGAYGLGENVVQGAVDPDEFYVHKTTFEKGFRSVFKRHLGTKKIKMVYASDENRREPVHNIPTGISEQKKFCISDTEAIKLAEYALKIEKHYSDHANQHRPMDIEWAKDGLTGELFIVQARPETVASQQAGMVLKQYQLTEKPAESLVIGRSVGAKIAYGRVRVIESVEHLNEFKAGEVLVSDITTPDWEPVMKIASALVTNRGGRTCHAAIISRELGIPAVVGTGKATELMKTGEIVTVSCAEGDEGHVYRGQIPFEIIETDLSGIEKPKTKILMNLANPEMAFRVNKLPNDGLGLARMEFIINNKIQIHPQALLQPELIESEEDKAKIKQLTEGYSSGKDFFIRKLSEGIGTLAAGFYPKPVVVRLSDFKSNEYASLIGGKAFELKEENPMIGFRGAARYNDASFKESFAMECAALKHVREVMGFDNIIIMIPFCRRLEEAKKVIDTLAHNGLVRGIHGLKIYMMCEIPNNVLLIDEFSEYFDGFSIGTNDLAQLVLGVDRDSAKVAYNYDERDPGVKKMVKMAIEGAKRNGKHISLCGQAPSDYPEFAEFLVELGIDAMSLNPDSVLCTLPTIIAAEKRFSKR